In Bacteroidota bacterium, a single window of DNA contains:
- a CDS encoding sigma-70 family RNA polymerase sigma factor — translation MTRAKAASSSRKTPKTLPPKGDALSQRKLDSRAEDSRLIAAAIDGSQPAYRALMKKYHDPICNLLFRMIHDKDEVEDLTQEAFIKAFQSLSSFNEEFAFSTWLFKIATNNCIDYIRKKKLQTFSIDKPIESSDGDFSFEIPDSTYEPDREMIARQRTRLLEQAIKSLPPKYRTVILMRHTEEKDYAEIARQLKLPIGTVKAHIFRAREMLYKNLRKKIQLY, via the coding sequence ATGACGAGAGCAAAAGCAGCTTCATCCTCACGTAAAACTCCGAAAACCCTTCCGCCAAAAGGCGATGCTCTCAGCCAGCGCAAACTCGACTCCCGTGCAGAGGACTCGCGGCTGATCGCCGCCGCGATCGACGGCAGCCAGCCGGCCTACCGCGCCCTCATGAAAAAATATCACGACCCGATCTGCAACCTCCTCTTCCGGATGATCCACGACAAAGACGAAGTGGAGGACCTCACCCAGGAGGCGTTCATCAAGGCATTCCAGTCCCTCTCCAGCTTCAACGAGGAATTCGCTTTCTCGACATGGCTTTTCAAGATCGCCACGAACAACTGCATCGATTACATCCGGAAAAAGAAGCTGCAGACCTTTTCGATCGACAAACCGATCGAATCATCCGACGGCGATTTCTCTTTTGAAATACCCGATTCGACCTACGAGCCCGACCGGGAGATGATCGCCCGGCAGCGGACCCGGCTGCTTGAGCAGGCCATCAAATCACTCCCCCCGAAATACCGGACCGTGATCCTGATGCGCCATACGGAGGAGAAGGATTATGCCGAAATTGCGCGGCAATTGAAGCTTCCCATCGGCACCGTCAAGGCCCATATTTTCCGCGCCCGTGAAATGCTCTATAAAAACCTCCGAAAAAAGATCCAGCTCTATTGA
- a CDS encoding adenylosuccinate synthase, with product MPVTIIVGAQWGDEGKGKIVDLLSDDIDIVARYQGGANAGHTVVIGEKEYVLHLIPSGIFHKHVTCVIGNGVVIDPMALMEEIAMIKSFNIKIEGRLFISHNAHLIMPYHKLLDSIREQGANKIGTTGRGIGPAYIDKYMRTGIRVVDLLDRKVLCDKLKSNIEEKNQLLSKVYGSAVLDVDKMISEYEEFDKKIDPYVTDTSAYLIAALKKKKNILAEGAQGALLDVDHGTYPFVTSSNPTSGGACTGLGIPPTSVKNIIGIVKAYSTRVGNGPFPTEHTDGIGEKLRTVGHEFGATTGRPRRCGWLDMVSLKYSLEINGVKEIALTKLDVLDEFDEIRICTGYSIDRRPLKSFPSALQTLERVEPVYRSYKGWKETISTAKKYKQLPARARQYIEAIEKLSGVPVSIVSVGARRDQTVER from the coding sequence ATGCCAGTAACAATCATCGTGGGGGCGCAGTGGGGGGATGAAGGAAAAGGAAAGATCGTCGACCTGCTCAGCGACGACATCGACATCGTCGCTCGTTATCAGGGGGGCGCCAACGCGGGACACACGGTCGTTATCGGCGAAAAAGAATACGTCCTGCACCTCATCCCGTCCGGGATCTTCCACAAGCACGTCACCTGCGTCATCGGCAACGGCGTCGTCATCGACCCGATGGCCCTCATGGAAGAGATCGCCATGATCAAATCCTTCAACATCAAGATCGAAGGAAGGCTCTTCATCAGCCACAACGCCCACTTGATCATGCCGTACCACAAACTGCTCGACAGCATCCGCGAGCAGGGGGCGAACAAGATCGGCACGACGGGACGGGGCATCGGACCGGCGTACATCGACAAGTACATGCGCACCGGCATCCGCGTGGTCGACCTCCTCGACCGGAAGGTCCTCTGCGATAAATTGAAATCGAACATCGAGGAAAAGAACCAGCTTCTCAGCAAGGTGTACGGCTCCGCCGTGCTCGATGTCGACAAGATGATCAGCGAGTACGAGGAGTTCGACAAGAAGATCGACCCGTACGTGACTGACACTTCCGCATACCTGATCGCCGCCCTGAAGAAGAAAAAAAATATTCTCGCCGAGGGAGCGCAGGGTGCGCTGCTCGACGTCGACCACGGTACGTATCCGTTCGTTACCTCCTCCAACCCGACCAGCGGCGGCGCCTGCACGGGACTCGGCATCCCGCCGACGTCGGTGAAAAACATCATCGGCATCGTGAAGGCGTATTCCACGCGCGTCGGCAACGGCCCCTTCCCCACCGAACACACGGACGGCATCGGCGAAAAGCTCCGCACTGTGGGACACGAGTTCGGCGCGACGACGGGACGCCCGCGGCGGTGTGGATGGCTCGACATGGTCAGCCTGAAATACTCGCTCGAGATCAACGGCGTGAAAGAGATCGCCCTCACCAAGCTCGACGTCCTCGACGAATTCGACGAGATCAGGATCTGCACCGGATATTCGATCGACAGGCGTCCGCTCAAATCGTTCCCCTCCGCCCTCCAGACGCTCGAACGCGTCGAGCCGGTCTACCGCTCCTATAAAGGATGGAAGGAAACAATTTCGACGGCAAAAAAATACAAGCAGCTTCCGGCCAGGGCACGGCAATACATCGAAGCGATCGAGAAGCTGTCGGGAGTCCCCGTGTCGATCGTTTCGGTCGGAGCGCGGCGCGACCAGACCGTCGAGCGGTGA
- a CDS encoding HAMP domain-containing sensor histidine kinase — MNLSDRSPKSGNIKAALLIAAFVIIIPILIYTHNLVDRLQQKEREVAALYAKSVEYLANSPFSGAEYNFIFDELIRAIDFPIIESDAGNFEIKASRNIDVDTTLPKAERDAYVRSLIPEMDRINRPIVVSYQDTIILSRVHYGESPLVTRLRWLPYIEIVIASLFIFVGYIGFSYIKRSEQSNIWVGMARETAHQLGTPLSSMMGWTEILKLRPEADAKTAETIAEMENDLHRLNKIADRFSKIGSRPDLREEDLGEVVKSVISYFQKRIPQMGKRVDIVVEPSEPVEAKINRELFEWVLENLVKNGLDAMEDGKGKISFRISRAGNAPVIDVTDTGKGIDAAYRKDVFRPGFSTKKRGWGLGLSLSKRIVETYHKGKLSIKESKLGVGTTFRIKLRG, encoded by the coding sequence ATGAACCTCAGCGACCGCAGTCCAAAATCCGGAAATATCAAAGCTGCGCTGCTGATCGCGGCGTTCGTCATCATCATCCCCATTCTCATCTACACGCACAACCTGGTCGACCGGCTGCAGCAAAAAGAGCGCGAGGTGGCCGCCCTGTATGCCAAATCGGTCGAGTACCTCGCCAACAGCCCTTTTTCAGGCGCAGAATATAATTTTATTTTCGACGAGCTGATCCGGGCGATCGACTTCCCCATCATCGAATCGGACGCCGGGAACTTCGAGATCAAGGCCTCGCGCAACATCGACGTCGATACGACGCTTCCAAAAGCGGAGCGCGATGCGTACGTCCGGTCGCTTATCCCGGAAATGGACCGGATCAACCGCCCCATCGTCGTCTCGTACCAGGACACGATCATCCTCAGCCGTGTCCATTACGGCGAGTCGCCTCTCGTGACGCGCCTCCGGTGGCTGCCCTACATCGAGATCGTCATCGCCTCTCTCTTTATCTTTGTCGGCTACATCGGCTTCAGCTACATCAAGCGGAGCGAACAGAGCAACATCTGGGTCGGCATGGCGCGGGAGACGGCCCACCAGCTCGGCACTCCGCTGTCGAGCATGATGGGATGGACCGAAATTCTGAAGCTCCGCCCCGAAGCCGACGCCAAGACCGCCGAAACGATCGCGGAGATGGAGAACGACCTGCACCGGCTGAACAAGATCGCCGACCGCTTCTCCAAGATCGGCTCGCGCCCTGACCTGCGCGAGGAGGATCTCGGCGAGGTCGTGAAAAGCGTGATCAGCTACTTCCAGAAGAGAATACCGCAGATGGGGAAACGGGTCGACATCGTCGTGGAGCCGTCCGAGCCGGTAGAGGCGAAGATCAACCGCGAATTGTTCGAATGGGTGCTTGAGAACCTCGTGAAGAACGGGCTGGATGCGATGGAGGACGGGAAGGGAAAGATCTCGTTCAGGATCTCGCGCGCCGGGAACGCGCCGGTCATCGACGTGACCGACACCGGGAAAGGGATCGATGCGGCGTACCGGAAAGACGTCTTCCGCCCCGGCTTCAGCACGAAAAAACGGGGATGGGGACTCGGGCTCAGCCTTTCAAAAAGGATCGTCGAAACCTACCATAAAGGAAAACTCTCCATCAAAGAGAGCAAGCTCGGCGTCGGAACGACCTTCCGCATCAAGCTCCGCGGATGA